A single Mytilus trossulus isolate FHL-02 chromosome 12, PNRI_Mtr1.1.1.hap1, whole genome shotgun sequence DNA region contains:
- the LOC134693376 gene encoding protein hairy-like isoform X1: protein MKFTEIESQQKRKTSKPMTERRRRERINNSLMQLKSLVLRDTNKEEHVKMEKADIMDMAVRYIEDHQQRQIAEDQERQQLTVHSFLQGYTTCIHEVSRHQSIHGYSNEIVSSLSNHLSSTLTAMSPVFPQQTLMTSAVNTLPGFPFSRPESRASTVSDDRFAASTPNSFYSADSNTCQQLSPAFSSNTWYNTSPIVNMSYSHSKRPSSLSPSAPYLWPVDLTCNDSGFHGSPVVQSPANQAPQTSVWRPF from the exons ATGAAGTTTACAGAAATTGAGAGCCAACAGAAAAGAAag acaAGTAAGCCAATGACAGAAAGACGTCGACGTGAACGTATCAATAATAGTCTGATGCAACTGAAAAGTTTAGTTTTACGAGATACTAACAAAGAG GAACACGTCAAGATGGAAAAAGCAGACATCATGGATATGGCTGTCAGATATATCGAGGACCATCAGCAAAGACAAATTGCAGAAG ATCAAGAAAGACAACAGCTAACTGTCCATAGTTTTCTTCAAGGCTACACAACATGCATCCACGAAGTATCTAGACACCAGAGTATCCATGGTTACAGCAACGAGATCGTGTCCAGTCTTTCCAATCATCTATCATCGACCCTAACTGCCATGTCACCAGTGTTTCCTCAGCAGACCTTAATGACGAGTGCCGTTAATACTCTACCAGGTTTTCCATTTTCTCGACCAGAGTCACGTGCCTCAACCGTCAGCGACGACAGATTTGCCGCGAGCACTCCAAACAGCTTCTACTCAGCAGACAGCAACACGTGCCAACAGTTATCACCCGCTTTCAGTAGTAACACCTGGTACAACACATCACCAATCGTTAACATGTCCTACAGTCACAGCAAAAGACCGTCATCTCTTTCTCCGTCCGCTCCCTACTTATGGCCTGTTGACCTCACTTGTAACGACTCAGGTTTCCATGGTTCACCAGTTGTCCAGTCTCCTGCCAACCAAGCACCACAGACTTCAgtatggcggccattttga
- the LOC134693376 gene encoding protein hairy-like isoform X2, with protein sequence MTERRRRERINNSLMQLKSLVLRDTNKEEHVKMEKADIMDMAVRYIEDHQQRQIAEDQERQQLTVHSFLQGYTTCIHEVSRHQSIHGYSNEIVSSLSNHLSSTLTAMSPVFPQQTLMTSAVNTLPGFPFSRPESRASTVSDDRFAASTPNSFYSADSNTCQQLSPAFSSNTWYNTSPIVNMSYSHSKRPSSLSPSAPYLWPVDLTCNDSGFHGSPVVQSPANQAPQTSVWRPF encoded by the exons ATGACAGAAAGACGTCGACGTGAACGTATCAATAATAGTCTGATGCAACTGAAAAGTTTAGTTTTACGAGATACTAACAAAGAG GAACACGTCAAGATGGAAAAAGCAGACATCATGGATATGGCTGTCAGATATATCGAGGACCATCAGCAAAGACAAATTGCAGAAG ATCAAGAAAGACAACAGCTAACTGTCCATAGTTTTCTTCAAGGCTACACAACATGCATCCACGAAGTATCTAGACACCAGAGTATCCATGGTTACAGCAACGAGATCGTGTCCAGTCTTTCCAATCATCTATCATCGACCCTAACTGCCATGTCACCAGTGTTTCCTCAGCAGACCTTAATGACGAGTGCCGTTAATACTCTACCAGGTTTTCCATTTTCTCGACCAGAGTCACGTGCCTCAACCGTCAGCGACGACAGATTTGCCGCGAGCACTCCAAACAGCTTCTACTCAGCAGACAGCAACACGTGCCAACAGTTATCACCCGCTTTCAGTAGTAACACCTGGTACAACACATCACCAATCGTTAACATGTCCTACAGTCACAGCAAAAGACCGTCATCTCTTTCTCCGTCCGCTCCCTACTTATGGCCTGTTGACCTCACTTGTAACGACTCAGGTTTCCATGGTTCACCAGTTGTCCAGTCTCCTGCCAACCAAGCACCACAGACTTCAgtatggcggccattttga